Genomic window (Salinibacterium sp. M195):
GCAGCTCCTGGATGGGAGCAGCGTTGAGAATGACGAGAGTTTCCGCTGCCTGAGCAACACGCGCTGCCTCAACGACAGTCTTGAGCGGAATCTCCAGCTGCATCACTAAAGCCGACGCAGCACTGATCGCTGCGGCATCCGCGCTGGTAAGCACAGTGACTTCACTGTTTGCTCCTGGCTCGACAATGATGGTGTTCTCGCCAGTGCCATCGACGGCGATTAATGCCGTGCCCGTTGGCTTGTGTGAGGTGCGCAACTGGGTAACATCGATGGAATCGGCGGTCAGCCCCGCCCGCACCATCTCGCCAAAATTATCGGCTCCAACCGCGCCGACGAAGCACGTTTTAGCGCCCGCACGAGCTGCAGCAACGGCTTGATTCTGGCCTTTGCCGCCCAACGCCGTGCTCACCCCGTGTGAAAGGACGGTTTCACCGGGCGACGGGATGCGATCCACGCTAAAGACTTGATCGATATTTGCGCTACCGACAACGACAATTCCAGACATCCGTCAAAAGTAGCGCACTACTAACGATCCCGACTTATTCTTGCTCCGCTGAGTCTGTTTCTGCCGCCGCCACAATCCGGTTGACCATCCCACTGAAAATCACTCCGTGAAAGGGCAGAATCGCCAGCCAATACAGTCGCCCACCTAATCCACTCGGAAAGAACACCGCGCGCTGGCGGTAGAGCGAACCGCCATCACCATCGTCATCCACGGTCAACTCAAGCCACGCCCGCCCTGGAAGCTTCATTTCGGCACGCAATCGGAGGCTGTGCCCACGATCGATGCTCTCAACTCTCCAGAAATCCAGAGCATCACCGGTGTTCAAAGAGCTCGGATGACGACGTCCGCGTCGAAGACCAACCCCGCCAACGAGCTTGTCGAGCCAGCCGCGCATCGCCCACGCCAGCGGAAAGGAATACCAGCCATTCTCGCCACCAATGCCCTCGACCACTGCCCAGAGCGCAGCAGGAGCCGCCGACGTGCGCCGCTCGCGAAGATCAGTAAAGACAGTGTGGCCTGTCCATTCGGGGTCGCTCGGGATCGGATCACTTGGCGCTCCAGCCACGGTGGCATCTTGCCAACTTGTTTCAATCTCGCCATCGCGCATTTTGACGAGCGCCAAGCGCACCGAGGCCCGATAGCCAGTCAACCCGCCATCGGGCTCGGGAATGTATTCCGAAATCGATCGATCACGAACGACGCAGTCAAACTGCAACGACTCGATAATCGGCACCGCGAGAAGTCGCGGAATCGGAGTAACCAGATTGACCCACTGAGACGCAAGCCACGGCGTCAATACGGGCAGAGACGCGATCGGTCGCTGGTGCAGGCCAGCTTCGAGAGCG
Coding sequences:
- a CDS encoding SDR family oxidoreductase, whose translation is MRVLVTGATGYLGGRLVPRLIDAGHTVRVLVRNPRKLRDVPWRDDVETVVGDLTQAATLSDAVVGIDALYYLVHAMGAKGDFEKAERASATNLAKAAKQAGVSRIVYLGGLHPEGDVSELSRHLRSRAEVGRILLDSGVPTIAFNAGVVIGSGSASFEMIRHLTEVLPYMPAPQWVRNFIQPIAVRDVLYYLVSALALDEDLNRSFDIGGPDVLRYGQMMNGYALEAGLHQRPIASLPVLTPWLASQWVNLVTPIPRLLAVPIIESLQFDCVVRDRSISEYIPEPDGGLTGYRASVRLALVKMRDGEIETSWQDATVAGAPSDPIPSDPEWTGHTVFTDLRERRTSAAPAALWAVVEGIGGENGWYSFPLAWAMRGWLDKLVGGVGLRRGRRHPSSLNTGDALDFWRVESIDRGHSLRLRAEMKLPGRAWLELTVDDDGDGGSLYRQRAVFFPSGLGGRLYWLAILPFHGVIFSGMVNRIVAAAETDSAEQE
- a CDS encoding ribokinase; translated protein: MSGIVVVGSANIDQVFSVDRIPSPGETVLSHGVSTALGGKGQNQAVAAARAGAKTCFVGAVGADNFGEMVRAGLTADSIDVTQLRTSHKPTGTALIAVDGTGENTIIVEPGANSEVTVLTSADAAAISAASALVMQLEIPLKTVVEAARVAQAAETLVILNAAPIQELPRVLLDALDVLIVNEHEAADLARDNDVAPELEGLGQRLLALVPTVIVTLGSKGASLHRVGSAEVLVPAHRVTAVDATGAGDTFCGAFAAGVIEGMSADDALRFAVAAASISVENHGAVPSIPLRAAIETRAKESRQQVTD